CGCGCTCGCCAGCGATGAAGCGGTAATAGCCCACCGCGCCGATCACCGCGCCGTTGTCCGTGCAGAGCTTGACCGGTGGAACCCGCACCGGCACGGACAGCCGGCGGATCATCTCCTCCCGCAGGCGGGTATTGGCCGCCACACCGCCGCCCATGAGCACCATCTTCACCTCGAATTCTTCGGCGGCGCGGCGCGTCTTTTCGACCAGCACGTCCACCACCGCCTCCTGAAAGCTGGCGGCCAGGTTGTTGACCGGGATGTGGGGCACCACCGGCTGGGATTGGGAAGTGATCAGGCGGGTGCGGGGGGCATGGGCGCCGGCCTGCGCCTTCTCCTCAAAGGAGCGCACGATGCGCAGGACAGCGGTCTTCAGCCCGCTGAAGCTGAAATCGTAGGAATTCCCCAGCCAGGCACGCGGCAGATGGAAGGACGCGGGGTCGCCCAGACGGGCGGCGCGCTCGATGGCCGGCCCGCCGGGGAAGCCCAACCCCAGCAGGCGCGCGACCTTGTCAAAGGCCTCGCCGGCGGCATCGTCCAGCGTGCGGCCAAGGAGCTGATACTGGCCGTGCCCGTGCATCAGCACCAGCTCGGTGTGCCCGCCGGAGACGATGAGGGCCAGCAGGGGAAACTCCGGTTCGGGCGGCGGCTCCGGGTGCGGCCAATCGGGTGGGATGAGCCAGTTGGCGTAGATATGCCCTTCCAGGTGGTTGATGCCCACCAGCGGAAGGCCCCGGGCGAAGGCGATCGCCTTGGCGGTATTCACGCCCACCAGCAGGGAGCCGGCCAGCCCAGGGCCGTAGGTCACGGCGATGGCATCCAGGTCGTCATAGCCGACGCCGGCATCTTTCAGCGCCTGCTCGATGACCGGGGTGATGGTAATCATATGCTGGCGCGAGGCGATCTCGGGGAAGACGCCGCCGTACTGTCGGTGCAAGTCAATTTGGGTGGCGACCACGTTGGAGCGGATGCGCCGGCCGTTTTCGACGACGGCGGCGCCGGTCTCGTCGCAGGAGGTCTCAATG
Above is a window of Anaerolineae bacterium DNA encoding:
- the tsaD gene encoding tRNA (adenosine(37)-N6)-threonylcarbamoyltransferase complex transferase subunit TsaD — protein: MTLILGIETSCDETGAAVVENGRRIRSNVVATQIDLHRQYGGVFPEIASRQHMITITPVIEQALKDAGVGYDDLDAIAVTYGPGLAGSLLVGVNTAKAIAFARGLPLVGINHLEGHIYANWLIPPDWPHPEPPPEPEFPLLALIVSGGHTELVLMHGHGQYQLLGRTLDDAAGEAFDKVARLLGLGFPGGPAIERAARLGDPASFHLPRAWLGNSYDFSFSGLKTAVLRIVRSFEEKAQAGAHAPRTRLITSQSQPVVPHIPVNNLAASFQEAVVDVLVEKTRRAAEEFEVKMVLMGGGVAANTRLREEMIRRLSVPVRVPPVKLCTDNGAVIGAVGYYRFIAGERAGWDLDVVASLTLPLINP